The Streptomyces sp. NBC_01775 genome includes a region encoding these proteins:
- a CDS encoding copper homeostasis protein CutC, whose translation MSRPILEVIALSAEDAAAAQAGGADRLEVVTDIAADGLTPALETFAAIREAVSLPMRVMLRLSDGFHAGGEAGIERLCERAGELRTEGAEEFVLGFLDDAGQADLRAVGALSEVITGCGWTFHRAIDRAADRDALRKQLTGTPGLDAYLTAGSPDGVDQGYDTLLTEAARTADGEPGYGARLLVGGGLALDHVAGLRGAGVDAFHIGGAARPRGWDAPVDPAAVREWREALDREV comes from the coding sequence ATGTCTAGACCAATTCTTGAGGTGATCGCGCTCAGCGCGGAGGACGCGGCAGCCGCCCAGGCAGGAGGGGCCGACCGCCTTGAGGTGGTCACCGACATCGCCGCCGACGGACTCACCCCTGCCCTGGAGACCTTCGCCGCCATTCGCGAGGCCGTCAGCCTCCCCATGCGGGTGATGCTGCGCCTCTCGGACGGCTTCCACGCGGGCGGCGAAGCGGGCATCGAGCGGCTGTGCGAGCGGGCCGGGGAGCTGCGGACCGAGGGCGCCGAGGAGTTCGTGCTCGGTTTCCTGGACGACGCGGGCCAGGCCGACCTGCGCGCCGTCGGCGCCCTGAGCGAGGTCATCACCGGATGCGGGTGGACCTTCCACCGCGCCATCGACCGTGCCGCCGACCGCGACGCGCTGCGCAAGCAGCTCACCGGGACGCCGGGCCTGGACGCCTACCTCACCGCCGGCTCCCCCGACGGGGTCGACCAGGGGTACGACACCCTCCTCACCGAGGCCGCCCGGACGGCCGACGGCGAACCGGGATACGGCGCCCGCCTGCTGGTCGGCGGCGGCCTCGCCCTGGACCACGTCGCCGGACTCCGCGGGGCCGGTGTGGACGCCTTCCACATCGGGGGCGCCGCCCGCCCCCGGGGCTGGGACGCCCCGGTCGACCCGGCCGCCGTAAGGGAGTGGCGCGAGGCCCTCGACCGGGAGGTCTGA
- a CDS encoding alpha/beta fold hydrolase, with the protein MKQLQLSFASGARIRWADLPGSQGDDAPVRLFLHGIGASSTYDYSEIALHPSLVATGRRSLLVDLLGFGHSDRPEEFGYALEEHADAVAAVLDSEGIRGAEVVGHSMGGAIALALAARRPELVGALTLAEANLRAGGGPWSAKIAAWRESDFVARGMTEFMADETDPGYLTTLRLSAPHALHRSAVGLVRGTSPQLAAMLAAFEGPKTFLIGELSRPYEEEADAVGAGAGVLTVSSSGHTMPSENPDGYARAVAQASAAAAS; encoded by the coding sequence ATGAAACAGCTTCAGCTCTCCTTCGCATCCGGGGCCCGAATCCGGTGGGCGGATCTGCCCGGTTCGCAGGGTGACGACGCTCCTGTACGGCTCTTCCTGCACGGGATCGGCGCCAGTTCGACGTACGACTACTCCGAGATCGCCCTGCATCCGTCGCTGGTGGCCACGGGTCGGCGTTCGCTGCTCGTCGACCTGCTGGGGTTCGGCCACAGCGACCGGCCGGAGGAGTTCGGGTACGCGTTGGAGGAGCATGCCGACGCGGTGGCCGCGGTGCTGGACTCGGAGGGCATACGCGGTGCGGAGGTCGTCGGGCACTCGATGGGCGGGGCCATCGCACTGGCACTGGCCGCGCGGCGGCCCGAGCTGGTCGGGGCGCTCACCCTGGCGGAGGCCAACCTCCGCGCGGGAGGCGGGCCGTGGAGCGCGAAGATCGCGGCGTGGCGCGAGAGCGACTTCGTGGCACGTGGGATGACGGAGTTCATGGCGGACGAGACCGATCCGGGATACCTCACCACCCTGCGGCTGAGCGCGCCGCACGCCCTGCACCGTAGCGCGGTGGGGCTGGTGCGCGGCACGTCGCCGCAGCTCGCCGCGATGCTGGCCGCGTTCGAGGGGCCCAAGACATTCTTGATCGGCGAGCTGAGCAGGCCGTACGAAGAGGAGGCGGACGCGGTGGGAGCCGGGGCCGGAGTGCTCACGGTCTCGTCCTCCGGCCACACCATGCCCAGCGAGAACCCGGACGGCTACGCCCGCGCGGTCGCCCAGGCATCCGCCGCTGCCGCTTCGTAG
- a CDS encoding ArsR/SmtB family transcription factor, translating to MPEPARDEIRLESVMAALSDPLRMGVVRKLLLEAEDFDHACTWFELDRPKSSLTHHFRTLREAGLIRQRQYGPSRRNRVRIDDLEARFPGLLSLVAAWSPAE from the coding sequence CTGCCGGAACCCGCGCGTGACGAGATCCGTCTGGAGTCGGTCATGGCCGCGCTCAGCGATCCACTGCGCATGGGTGTGGTGCGCAAACTCCTCCTGGAAGCGGAGGACTTCGATCACGCCTGTACGTGGTTCGAACTGGACCGCCCCAAGTCCTCCCTCACTCACCACTTCCGCACCCTCCGCGAGGCGGGCCTCATCCGTCAGCGGCAGTACGGGCCCTCGCGCCGCAACCGCGTCCGCATCGACGACCTCGAAGCCCGCTTCCCGGGCCTGCTCTCCCTCGTCGCGGCCTGGTCCCCGGCCGAGTAG
- a CDS encoding glycosyltransferase 87 family protein has protein sequence MTAPTSHTSPPAVRTPLTRTPQALGLFALSVAGFVVLAVALRFPMSDVLVYRAEGSAVWNGTDLYGFAVTEWRLPATYPPFAALLFVPVALVPLAVAKAAFVVGNVALLAVLVRLSLRAASGSLAPERLTSGSLAPARLPLVLVVTAGALWLEPVFQTVAFGQVNLIMACLVLGDLSRPDGARGKGFVLGVAAGIKLTPALFVVYLLLTGRFRAGLTAVGGFAASVAVGALALPGASVEFWTRRVFETGRVGKAWIVDNQSLQGLIARLAHDPTPGPLWLVPAGALAVAGMWLARRAYVRESASRTSTSRTGDFWGVQVTALVSLLVSPISWSHHWVWCVPLLIGLAALARHKTGHRAEHEAGREAEHRAGREAGHPVPLPVSPRVLRRVSAGAVVVFAARTMWMIPKKGDLDLRLPWWQQPFAAPYPLLILALPAAAAALSAVGRGTLPLTPRVPPARIGRDHPVGRPTDHPVDKHAASPADQRGGHREHECVEARGGRCAKHDAGHPADRDPTAGARGAGTRHVPGDHLDGDDRRR, from the coding sequence GTGACTGCCCCCACCAGCCACACGTCACCCCCGGCGGTCCGCACGCCGCTCACCCGTACCCCACAGGCCCTCGGTCTGTTCGCCCTCTCCGTGGCGGGATTCGTGGTGCTGGCGGTCGCCCTGCGCTTCCCCATGTCGGACGTGCTGGTCTACCGCGCCGAGGGCAGCGCGGTGTGGAACGGCACCGATCTGTACGGCTTCGCGGTCACCGAGTGGCGGCTTCCGGCCACCTACCCGCCGTTCGCCGCGCTGCTGTTCGTGCCGGTGGCGCTGGTGCCGCTGGCCGTCGCCAAGGCCGCGTTCGTCGTCGGCAACGTCGCGCTCTTGGCCGTGCTGGTACGGCTGTCGCTACGCGCGGCCTCCGGGTCCCTCGCCCCCGAACGCCTCACCTCCGGGTCCCTCGCCCCCGCGCGGCTTCCGCTCGTGCTGGTGGTGACCGCGGGCGCGCTGTGGCTCGAACCGGTCTTCCAGACAGTCGCGTTCGGGCAGGTCAACCTCATCATGGCCTGCCTCGTCCTGGGGGACCTGAGCCGTCCCGACGGGGCGCGCGGCAAGGGCTTCGTGCTCGGGGTGGCCGCGGGCATCAAGCTCACGCCCGCCCTCTTCGTCGTCTACCTGCTGCTGACCGGACGGTTCCGGGCGGGCCTGACGGCAGTGGGGGGCTTCGCGGCGAGCGTGGCGGTGGGCGCGCTGGCGCTGCCGGGGGCCAGCGTGGAGTTCTGGACCCGACGGGTGTTCGAGACGGGGCGGGTCGGCAAGGCGTGGATCGTGGACAACCAGTCCCTCCAGGGGCTGATCGCCCGCCTCGCCCACGACCCCACGCCGGGCCCGCTGTGGCTGGTGCCCGCAGGAGCGCTGGCCGTCGCCGGCATGTGGCTGGCCCGGAGGGCGTACGTACGCGAGAGCGCGTCCCGAACGAGTACGTCCCGAACGGGGGACTTCTGGGGCGTGCAGGTGACCGCGCTGGTCTCGCTGCTCGTCTCGCCCATCAGCTGGTCCCACCACTGGGTGTGGTGCGTCCCGCTGCTGATCGGCCTCGCCGCGTTGGCGCGCCACAAGACGGGGCACAGGGCGGAGCACGAGGCGGGTCGTGAGGCGGAGCACAGAGCGGGTCGTGAGGCGGGGCACCCGGTCCCGCTCCCGGTATCCCCCCGGGTGCTCCGCCGGGTGAGCGCGGGAGCCGTCGTTGTCTTCGCCGCGCGCACGATGTGGATGATCCCCAAGAAGGGCGATCTCGACCTGCGTCTGCCCTGGTGGCAGCAGCCGTTCGCGGCGCCGTATCCGCTGCTCATCCTGGCGCTGCCGGCCGCGGCGGCGGCGCTGTCGGCCGTCGGCCGCGGAACGCTCCCGCTGACACCACGCGTTCCCCCGGCAAGAATCGGTAGGGACCATCCCGTGGGCCGGCCCACGGACCACCCCGTCGACAAGCACGCGGCAAGCCCCGCGGACCAGCGCGGAGGCCACCGCGAACACGAGTGTGTAGAGGCCCGAGGAGGCCGGTGTGCGAAGCACGATGCAGGACATCCCGCTGACCGTGACCCGACTGCTGGTGCACGGGGCGCTGGCACACGGCACGTCCCAGGTGACCACCTGGACGGGGACGACAGGCGGCGCTGA
- a CDS encoding MFS transporter, producing MSTVASPDTSPTSAPPTPAAPPPAPPVATPARRGWMWLAAWPVVAVLALSNEPAPLYVLWQGRFGFSSATLTVIYAFYIAGLLGTLTVAGTLSDRFGRKPVLLPGLALAVLASGMFATAHSVPVLSAARLLSGIAVGAFLSAGMAAVSDLAESTQKRTAGLIASSSMVAGAAVGPLLAGVLSEVLPGPSVTVFLVQIALLLVALVVVVRMPLPPRARGNHEGAARRWIRIPSAPRANRRQLLLGLAVFAPAIAATGFVLSLGPTLLADLLHTSNRALSGATIFVLFAAATGVQFAARRLRVRTDLLTGAALTVLSMGALVLAVATTSVTALLASAVLAGLGQGLTQLGALTMLSANVPAGRLAEANAALTAGGYLLAGALPVAAGALSDAAGLTTGTTLFGITVAALALMGATAVIRERGRGDRGRADAMA from the coding sequence ATGTCCACGGTCGCTTCCCCCGACACCAGTCCCACCAGCGCCCCTCCCACGCCTGCCGCCCCTCCCCCCGCACCTCCCGTAGCCACCCCCGCCCGGCGAGGGTGGATGTGGCTGGCGGCCTGGCCCGTCGTCGCCGTGCTCGCGCTCTCCAACGAACCGGCCCCGCTCTACGTCCTGTGGCAGGGCAGATTCGGCTTCTCCTCCGCCACGCTCACCGTGATCTACGCCTTCTACATCGCGGGCCTGCTCGGCACCCTCACCGTGGCGGGCACGCTGTCCGACCGGTTCGGACGCAAGCCCGTCCTGCTCCCGGGGCTGGCACTGGCCGTGCTCGCGTCGGGGATGTTCGCCACCGCACACTCCGTCCCCGTACTCTCGGCGGCGCGCCTGCTGAGCGGGATCGCCGTCGGCGCCTTCCTCTCGGCGGGGATGGCGGCCGTATCGGATCTCGCCGAAAGCACACAGAAGCGAACGGCGGGACTCATCGCCTCCTCCTCGATGGTGGCGGGCGCCGCGGTCGGGCCGCTGCTGGCTGGGGTATTGTCCGAGGTGCTGCCCGGCCCCTCGGTGACGGTCTTCCTGGTGCAGATCGCACTGCTGCTGGTCGCACTCGTGGTCGTCGTACGGATGCCGCTGCCACCCCGGGCCCGGGGCAACCACGAGGGCGCGGCACGACGCTGGATACGCATCCCCTCCGCACCCCGCGCCAACCGCCGCCAACTACTGCTGGGCCTTGCCGTATTCGCACCCGCGATCGCCGCGACCGGCTTCGTCCTCTCGCTGGGACCCACCCTCCTCGCCGACCTGCTGCACACCAGCAACCGGGCGCTGTCGGGCGCGACGATCTTCGTGCTGTTCGCGGCGGCGACGGGCGTCCAGTTCGCCGCACGCCGTCTGCGGGTGCGTACGGACCTGCTGACAGGAGCGGCGCTGACGGTGCTGAGCATGGGCGCCCTCGTCCTCGCCGTCGCCACAACCTCGGTGACCGCGCTGCTGGCCTCGGCCGTGCTGGCGGGGCTCGGCCAGGGGCTGACCCAGCTCGGCGCGCTGACGATGCTCAGCGCGAACGTCCCCGCCGGCCGCCTCGCCGAGGCCAACGCCGCACTCACGGCCGGCGGCTACCTCCTCGCCGGCGCCCTCCCGGTGGCGGCAGGCGCCCTCAGCGACGCGGCGGGCCTCACGACAGGCACGACCCTCTTCGGCATCACGGTCGCCGCACTGGCCCTGATGGGAGCGACGGCCGTCATACGGGAGCGGGGCCGAGGGGACCGAGGACGCGCGGATGCGATGGCCTAG
- a CDS encoding alpha/beta hydrolase family protein, giving the protein MSEPTHPAGTSSSPAPVLSVSPVVLSAPGRAVDLEVRVSAPMTGSDLPVILLSHGQGYSNNLSSLNGYGPLANYWAAHGFVVIQPTHLSSRTLSLDPDTPGAPLFWRSRVEDMTRVLDQLDAIEAAVPQLLGRLDRSKVAVAGHSMGGHTASLLLGTRLTDPDDGTEVDLTEPRIKAGVLLAATGRGGDALTRSVAENLPFLVTTDFSKMTTPTLVVVGDKDTSAHLTVAGPGRHADPYSLSPGPKSLLTLFDAEHGRGGVAGYDVAETTDESPERVAAIQRLTSAYLRTALYPGDSAWQAACDALAAGPGPLGRVESK; this is encoded by the coding sequence ATGAGCGAACCCACTCACCCGGCCGGCACCTCCAGTTCGCCCGCTCCAGTCCTCTCGGTCAGCCCGGTAGTGCTGTCAGCTCCCGGCCGCGCCGTGGACCTGGAGGTGCGGGTCTCCGCGCCCATGACCGGGAGCGACCTGCCGGTCATCCTCCTCTCGCACGGTCAGGGCTACTCGAACAACCTCTCCTCGCTGAACGGCTACGGCCCCCTCGCCAACTACTGGGCGGCGCACGGATTCGTCGTGATCCAGCCCACCCATCTGAGCTCGAGGACGCTGAGCCTGGATCCCGACACCCCCGGGGCGCCGCTGTTCTGGCGCTCACGGGTCGAGGACATGACGCGCGTCCTCGACCAGCTCGACGCGATCGAGGCCGCCGTACCGCAGCTCCTCGGGCGCCTGGACCGAAGCAAGGTCGCCGTGGCCGGACACTCGATGGGCGGGCACACCGCGAGCCTGCTGCTGGGCACCCGGCTCACCGATCCGGACGACGGAACGGAGGTGGACCTGACCGAGCCCCGGATCAAGGCGGGCGTGCTGCTTGCCGCGACCGGCAGAGGCGGCGATGCCCTCACCCGGTCCGTGGCCGAGAATCTCCCTTTCCTCGTGACCACGGACTTCTCCAAGATGACGACACCCACGCTCGTGGTCGTCGGCGACAAGGACACCTCCGCCCACCTGACGGTCGCGGGCCCGGGCCGGCACGCCGATCCGTACTCCCTCTCCCCGGGCCCCAAATCCCTGCTCACCCTGTTCGACGCGGAGCACGGGCGCGGCGGGGTCGCTGGATATGACGTCGCCGAGACCACGGACGAGAGCCCGGAGCGAGTGGCCGCGATCCAGCGGCTCACCTCGGCCTACCTCCGCACCGCGCTCTACCCGGGGGATTCCGCCTGGCAGGCGGCGTGTGACGCGCTGGCGGCCGGCCCCGGTCCGCTCGGACGAGTCGAATCCAAGTAG
- a CDS encoding HelD family protein: MTARSESEPLPAQRSLPAGVGEGDSNPLDRERAHLTASRTALRAMRADAESLDIRDVAANWVNAEALAAGIEARIASLADLAHAPLFFGRLDYLHTVGGPEPDAAEGPGDGSDRNDRNDRRSSGGGDRDRGTAEAQQAKSRPGHSLYIGRRHVHDPDGDPMVIDWRAPVSQPFYRASKKDPQDVALRRRFGYTAGELTAYEDEHLTDPAEAERRTSALLQAEIERPRVGPMRDIVATIQPEQDEIVRSGIEGTVCVQGAPGTGKTAVGLHRVAYLLYAHRERLTRTGILVIGPNDSFLRYIEQVLPALGEFEARQTTVESLVARPDVPVRGTDTAEAARLKGDARMAEVLRRAVRSGVRTASDVRTASDAPTTRTSAPPERDQEPLVVVRGSRRWRVPAYEIEEMVRELLGRDMRYGAAREALPQRIAHAVLTRMERAGEAPDDRVQDAVARSAPVKALVKEVWPTVDPARLVLRLLSEADFLAEHAQGVLSSEEQKQLLWTRPARSVRSAKWSAADVVLVDEAADLVQRTHSLGHVVLDEAQDLSAMQYRAVGRRCTTGSATILGDLAQGTTPWATESWDEALAHLGKAEAVVEELTEGFRVPRDVIAYASRLLGAIAPTLTPATSVRESPGDFAVERVSSPDEPSGQDGAIVAACRAALRKEGSIGLIAAESRIPALEAALSAAGLAALTPGEETSREARLTLVPATLAKGLEYDYVVLDEPTAIVAAEPDERTGLRRLYVCLTRAVSGLAVLHTAPLPEALTHSSP, from the coding sequence GTGACCGCCCGATCCGAATCCGAACCCCTGCCCGCGCAGCGCTCGCTCCCGGCGGGCGTGGGCGAGGGCGACAGCAATCCGCTCGACCGTGAGCGCGCCCATCTCACCGCCTCCCGCACCGCGCTGCGGGCGATGCGCGCGGACGCCGAGTCGCTCGACATCCGCGATGTCGCGGCGAACTGGGTCAACGCCGAGGCGCTGGCCGCCGGCATCGAGGCCCGTATCGCCTCGCTCGCCGATCTCGCGCACGCGCCGCTGTTCTTCGGCCGCCTCGACTATCTGCACACGGTGGGCGGCCCGGAGCCGGACGCCGCCGAAGGCCCCGGCGACGGCAGCGACAGGAACGACAGGAACGACAGGAGGAGCAGCGGCGGCGGCGACCGCGACCGGGGCACAGCAGAAGCCCAGCAGGCCAAGAGCCGCCCCGGTCACTCGCTCTACATCGGCAGACGCCACGTCCACGACCCCGACGGCGACCCGATGGTCATCGACTGGCGCGCCCCCGTCTCGCAGCCCTTCTACCGGGCCTCGAAGAAGGACCCGCAGGACGTCGCGCTGCGCCGCAGGTTCGGGTACACGGCCGGGGAGCTGACCGCCTACGAGGACGAGCACCTGACCGACCCCGCGGAGGCCGAGCGCCGCACCAGCGCCCTTCTCCAGGCGGAGATCGAGCGCCCCCGCGTGGGCCCCATGCGGGACATCGTCGCGACGATCCAGCCCGAGCAGGACGAGATCGTGCGCTCCGGCATCGAGGGCACGGTCTGTGTGCAGGGCGCTCCCGGCACCGGGAAGACCGCCGTCGGCCTGCACCGCGTCGCCTACCTCCTGTACGCGCACCGCGAGCGGCTCACTCGTACGGGCATTCTTGTCATCGGCCCCAACGACTCCTTCCTCCGCTACATCGAGCAGGTGCTGCCCGCGCTGGGCGAGTTCGAGGCGCGGCAGACGACGGTCGAGAGCCTGGTCGCACGGCCCGACGTCCCGGTACGCGGCACCGACACCGCCGAAGCCGCCCGCCTCAAGGGCGACGCGCGCATGGCGGAGGTGCTCCGCCGCGCGGTGCGCTCGGGCGTGCGTACGGCCTCGGACGTGCGTACGGCCTCGGATGCGCCTACGACCAGGACGTCGGCGCCCCCCGAGCGGGACCAGGAGCCGCTGGTGGTCGTGCGCGGCTCGCGGCGCTGGCGGGTGCCGGCGTACGAGATCGAGGAGATGGTCCGCGAACTGCTGGGCCGCGACATGCGCTACGGCGCGGCACGCGAGGCCCTGCCGCAGCGGATCGCGCACGCGGTGCTGACCCGGATGGAGCGCGCGGGCGAGGCGCCCGACGACCGCGTGCAGGACGCGGTGGCGCGCAGCGCCCCGGTGAAGGCGCTGGTCAAAGAGGTGTGGCCGACGGTGGATCCCGCCAGGCTGGTGCTGCGCCTGCTGTCGGAGGCGGACTTTCTGGCCGAGCACGCGCAGGGTGTCCTCTCGTCCGAGGAGCAGAAACAGCTTCTGTGGACGCGGCCCGCGCGGAGTGTGAGGAGCGCCAAGTGGTCGGCCGCCGATGTGGTGCTGGTCGACGAGGCCGCCGACCTCGTCCAGCGCACCCACTCCCTGGGCCATGTCGTCCTGGACGAGGCGCAGGACCTGTCCGCGATGCAGTACCGCGCGGTGGGCCGCCGCTGCACCACCGGCTCCGCGACGATCCTGGGCGACCTCGCCCAGGGCACCACCCCCTGGGCCACCGAGAGCTGGGACGAGGCGCTGGCCCATCTCGGCAAGGCCGAGGCGGTCGTCGAGGAGCTGACGGAGGGCTTCCGCGTGCCGCGCGACGTGATCGCCTACGCCTCGCGGCTGCTGGGCGCCATCGCGCCGACGCTGACGCCCGCGACCTCGGTCCGGGAGTCGCCGGGCGACTTCGCCGTCGAGCGGGTCTCCTCGCCGGACGAGCCGTCTGGGCAGGACGGGGCGATCGTCGCGGCGTGCCGGGCGGCCCTGCGCAAGGAAGGCTCGATCGGTCTGATCGCGGCGGAGTCCCGGATCCCCGCGCTGGAGGCGGCGCTTTCGGCCGCCGGTCTCGCGGCGCTGACACCCGGCGAGGAGACCAGCCGCGAGGCACGCCTCACGCTGGTGCCGGCGACACTGGCGAAGGGGCTCGAATACGACTACGTCGTGCTGGACGAGCCGACGGCGATCGTCGCCGCCGAACCGGATGAACGCACCGGTCTGCGCAGGCTCTACGTCTGCCTCACCCGTGCCGTCTCGGGTCTCGCCGTGCTGCATACGGCACCGCTTCCGGAGGCGCTGACGCACTCCTCCCCGTAA
- a CDS encoding serine/threonine dehydratase encodes MHHLSYGDVKTAAERIDGQVRTVTLARGSGGAGSSGTGSAAQGERFELWLALEFLQHTGTFKARGARNFLLAHREQGTLPNAGVTIASGGNAGLACAWAAREQGVPATVFVPESAPPVKVERLRAYGADVRFAGTEYAEAAAACEEFVATTGALASHAYDNPLIAAGAGTLVEEIRAQVPLLDTIVVSVGGGGLFSGVAAAAQHHGIRVVAVEPERCRALNAAIEAGRVVDVPVDSVAADSLGARRATPMALAAAGHRNVRSVLVPDAAVVAARRGLWESHRLAVEHAAGAALAGVVGEGAPYVPASGERVAVVLCGANTELGDL; translated from the coding sequence GTGCACCATCTCTCATACGGAGACGTCAAGACCGCCGCCGAGCGTATCGACGGGCAGGTGCGGACCGTGACGCTCGCTCGCGGTTCGGGTGGCGCCGGTTCGAGCGGCACCGGTTCGGCCGCGCAGGGGGAGCGCTTCGAGCTGTGGCTGGCTCTTGAATTCCTCCAGCACACCGGCACCTTCAAGGCCCGCGGGGCCCGGAACTTCCTGCTCGCCCACCGCGAGCAGGGCACCCTCCCGAACGCGGGCGTCACCATCGCCTCCGGCGGCAACGCCGGGCTCGCGTGCGCCTGGGCGGCGCGTGAGCAGGGCGTTCCGGCGACGGTCTTCGTGCCGGAGAGCGCGCCGCCGGTGAAGGTGGAGCGGCTGCGCGCGTACGGCGCCGACGTGCGGTTCGCCGGTACGGAGTACGCGGAGGCGGCAGCGGCGTGCGAGGAGTTCGTGGCCACGACGGGGGCTTTGGCGTCGCACGCCTACGACAACCCCCTCATCGCCGCCGGCGCCGGGACCCTCGTGGAGGAGATCCGCGCCCAAGTGCCGCTGCTGGACACGATCGTCGTCTCCGTCGGCGGCGGTGGCCTGTTCTCGGGCGTCGCGGCGGCGGCGCAGCACCACGGCATACGGGTCGTCGCCGTCGAGCCGGAGCGGTGCCGTGCGCTGAACGCGGCGATCGAGGCCGGGCGGGTGGTGGACGTGCCGGTCGACTCCGTCGCGGCGGACTCGCTGGGGGCCCGCCGCGCCACACCCATGGCGCTGGCCGCGGCGGGGCACCGCAATGTGCGGTCCGTACTGGTGCCGGATGCGGCGGTGGTCGCCGCGCGGCGTGGGCTGTGGGAGTCGCACCGGCTGGCCGTTGAGCACGCCGCGGGGGCGGCGCTCGCGGGGGTTGTGGGGGAAGGGGCGCCGTATGTGCCTGCTTCCGGGGAGCGGGTGGCGGTCGTGCTGTGCGGGGCCAACACGGAGCTCGGGGATTTGTGA
- a CDS encoding AMP-binding protein — MRSTMQDIPLTVTRLLVHGALAHGTSQVTTWTGTTGGAEPDRRTFLASGVRAIQLARALHEEFGVDSGDTVATLMANTADHLESYLAVPAMGAVLHPLDPWLPADELVAAAASGGAKVLLTDAIGLAPLASVLPRLKHVRHIVVAGGGSGSGAVIGGTACGAEVHDYEELIADRPRHYDWPEIDERDAAVLCHTTETHGSGYADVRARGVAYSHRALYLHAIQAQTPQAYGIGEHDLVLSVVPMSRMLAWGLPYAAFAGGASLLLPGAYDQPAPLAEMAETERPSLVVADLAVWEGLRDELDALPRDLSSLREAVVVGGPGEEPGGPFLVRELGRRHGISTAAAWGAPGTLSPACVARAASGEAGRSDHYRFPASVEYGVTGPDLSPLPWDGESEGELLLRGPWITASYVEEEAPLHEGWLRTGETAAITPDGRVAIKSTHSAAEDSA, encoded by the coding sequence GTGCGAAGCACGATGCAGGACATCCCGCTGACCGTGACCCGACTGCTGGTGCACGGGGCGCTGGCACACGGCACGTCCCAGGTGACCACCTGGACGGGGACGACAGGCGGCGCTGAGCCCGACCGGCGCACCTTCCTCGCCTCGGGCGTCCGCGCCATCCAGCTCGCCCGCGCGCTCCACGAGGAGTTCGGGGTGGACTCGGGCGACACCGTCGCCACGTTGATGGCCAATACCGCCGACCACCTCGAGTCCTACCTCGCCGTGCCCGCCATGGGCGCCGTCCTCCACCCACTCGACCCGTGGCTGCCCGCCGACGAGCTGGTGGCCGCCGCCGCGAGCGGCGGTGCGAAGGTGCTGCTCACCGACGCCATCGGGCTGGCCCCGCTCGCCTCGGTCCTGCCGCGCCTCAAGCACGTACGGCACATCGTCGTGGCGGGCGGCGGCAGCGGCTCCGGCGCCGTCATCGGCGGCACGGCCTGCGGCGCCGAGGTGCACGACTACGAGGAGCTGATCGCCGACCGCCCCCGGCACTACGACTGGCCCGAGATCGACGAGCGCGACGCCGCCGTCCTGTGCCACACGACCGAGACCCACGGCTCCGGCTACGCCGACGTACGCGCCAGAGGTGTCGCCTACAGCCACCGCGCCCTGTATCTCCACGCGATCCAGGCCCAGACGCCCCAGGCGTACGGCATCGGGGAGCACGACCTGGTGCTCTCCGTCGTCCCGATGTCGCGCATGCTCGCCTGGGGCCTGCCCTACGCGGCCTTCGCAGGCGGGGCCTCGCTGCTGCTGCCCGGCGCCTACGACCAGCCGGCGCCGCTGGCGGAGATGGCCGAGACGGAGCGGCCGTCGCTGGTCGTCGCCGATCTGGCGGTGTGGGAAGGCCTGCGGGACGAGCTGGACGCCCTCCCGCGCGACCTGTCCTCGCTGCGGGAGGCCGTCGTCGTCGGGGGCCCGGGGGAGGAGCCGGGCGGGCCCTTCCTGGTGCGGGAGCTGGGCCGGCGGCACGGCATCAGCACGGCGGCGGCCTGGGGCGCGCCGGGCACGCTGTCGCCCGCGTGCGTGGCCCGCGCGGCGAGCGGCGAGGCCGGCAGATCCGACCACTACCGCTTCCCCGCCTCCGTCGAGTACGGCGTCACAGGCCCCGACCTGTCACCGCTGCCCTGGGACGGCGAGTCCGAGGGCGAGCTGCTGCTGCGCGGCCCGTGGATCACCGCCTCCTACGTGGAGGAGGAGGCTCCGCTGCACGAGGGCTGGCTGCGCACCGGCGAGACGGCGGCGATCACCCCGGACGGCAGGGTCGCCATCAAGAGCACGCACTCGGCGGCCGAGGACAGCGCGTAG